The following coding sequences lie in one Mycobacterium sp. Z3061 genomic window:
- a CDS encoding MoaD/ThiS family protein, which yields MAEISRQATGIAVTVRYFAAARAAVGLESETLVLPTGTTVADLVEKLANRGTHLATILSRCSYLRDGIAVRDEASALSAGDTVDVLPPFAGG from the coding sequence GTGGCTGAAATTTCCCGGCAGGCCACCGGCATCGCGGTGACCGTCCGCTATTTCGCCGCCGCCCGCGCAGCAGTAGGTCTCGAGTCGGAAACGCTGGTGTTGCCAACTGGTACGACGGTCGCCGACCTGGTTGAAAAGCTGGCCAACCGGGGTACACACCTGGCAACGATCTTGAGCCGATGCTCCTATCTGCGCGACGGAATTGCAGTGCGAGATGAGGCCTCGGCGTTATCCGCCGGCGACACGGTTGACGTACTCCCACCGTTCGCAGGCGGATAA
- a CDS encoding cold-shock protein, whose translation MPTGKVKWYDSEKGFGFLSQEDGEDVYVRSSALPAGVEGLKAGQKVEFGIASGRRGPQALSLKLIDPPPSLARSAARPRREAPAEHKHSPDELHGMVEDMITLLESTVQPELRKGRYPDRKTARQISEVVKAVAREFEA comes from the coding sequence GTGCCGACCGGCAAAGTGAAGTGGTACGACTCCGAGAAGGGGTTCGGCTTCCTGTCGCAGGAGGATGGCGAGGACGTCTACGTCCGCTCCTCGGCGTTGCCCGCGGGTGTCGAAGGGCTCAAAGCGGGGCAGAAGGTCGAGTTCGGCATCGCATCCGGCCGGCGTGGACCGCAGGCGTTGAGCCTCAAGCTGATCGACCCGCCGCCGAGCCTGGCGCGGTCGGCCGCCCGCCCGCGTCGCGAGGCGCCGGCCGAACACAAGCACAGTCCCGACGAGCTGCACGGCATGGTCGAGGACATGATCACGCTGCTGGAAAGCACCGTCCAGCCCGAGTTGCGCAAGGGCCGCTACCCCGATCGCAAGACCGCCCGCCAGATCTCCGAGGTGGTCAAGGCCGTCGCGCGGGAGTTCGAGGCCTGA
- a CDS encoding glutathione S-transferase C-terminal domain-containing protein — protein sequence MGSYVAGKGEFNRDTNYITTRITADGRDGYPVEPGRYRLVVARACPWANRTIIVRRLLGLESVLSIGFCGPTHDERSWTFDLDPGGVDPVLKIPRLQDAYFKRDPDYPKGITVPAIVDIPTGAVVTNDFAQITLDFSTEWTAYHREGAPQLYPEELRDEIDEVSKRIYTEINNGVYRCGFAGSQESYEAAYDRLFTALDWVSDRLAHQRYLVGDTITEADVRLFTTLARFDPVYHGHFKCNRSKLSELPVLWAYARDLFQTPGFGDTTDFVQIKQHYYIVHADINPTRIVPKGPDLSGWLTPHGREALGGRPFGDGTPPGPPADGERVPAGHGA from the coding sequence ATGGGCTCCTACGTTGCCGGCAAGGGCGAATTCAACCGCGACACCAACTACATCACCACCCGCATCACCGCCGACGGGCGTGACGGTTATCCGGTGGAGCCGGGCCGATATCGGCTCGTCGTAGCCCGCGCGTGCCCCTGGGCTAATCGCACCATCATCGTGCGCAGATTGCTCGGCCTGGAATCCGTTCTCTCCATTGGTTTTTGCGGTCCCACCCATGACGAGCGCAGCTGGACGTTCGACCTTGATCCCGGCGGCGTCGACCCGGTGCTGAAGATTCCGCGCTTGCAGGACGCCTACTTCAAGCGTGATCCCGATTACCCCAAGGGCATCACGGTCCCGGCCATCGTCGACATACCGACCGGCGCCGTCGTCACCAACGATTTCGCGCAGATCACCCTCGACTTCTCCACCGAGTGGACCGCCTACCACCGGGAGGGGGCGCCGCAGCTCTACCCCGAGGAGTTGCGCGACGAGATTGACGAAGTGAGCAAGCGCATCTACACCGAGATCAACAATGGGGTGTACCGCTGCGGATTCGCCGGCTCGCAGGAGTCCTACGAGGCGGCGTACGACCGGTTGTTCACCGCGCTGGATTGGGTCAGCGACCGGCTGGCGCATCAGCGATATCTGGTGGGAGACACCATCACCGAGGCTGACGTCCGGCTGTTCACCACGCTGGCCCGCTTCGACCCGGTGTATCACGGGCACTTCAAATGCAATCGGTCCAAGCTGTCAGAGCTGCCGGTGCTGTGGGCGTATGCGCGAGACCTGTTCCAGACACCGGGTTTCGGCGACACCACCGACTTCGTTCAGATCAAGCAGCACTACTACATCGTGCACGCCGACATCAACCCCACCCGCATCGTGCCCAAGGGCCCTGACCTGTCCGGCTGGCTCACACCGCACGGCCGGGAAGCGTTGGGCGGCAGGCCGTTCGGCGACGGCACTCCACCCGGGCCGCCGGCCGACGGGGAACGGGTGCCAGCCGGTCACGGCGCGTGA
- a CDS encoding molybdenum cofactor biosynthesis protein MoaE produces MTTVLRAAVTDQPISLAEHEALVNHQSAGAVVGFVGMIRDHDGGRQVVRLEYSAHPSAPDVFAEVVAEVAGHADGVRAVAASHRVGVLHIGEAALVAAVAADHRQAAFATCALLVNAIKERLPVWKHQFFDDGSEEWVGSA; encoded by the coding sequence ATGACGACGGTCCTGCGCGCCGCAGTGACCGATCAGCCGATTTCCCTCGCCGAGCACGAGGCCCTGGTGAATCATCAGTCCGCCGGGGCCGTCGTGGGCTTTGTCGGCATGATCCGCGACCACGACGGCGGCCGTCAGGTGGTGCGGCTGGAATACTCCGCGCACCCGTCGGCCCCGGATGTCTTCGCGGAGGTGGTGGCGGAGGTCGCCGGTCACGCCGACGGGGTGCGGGCGGTGGCCGCCAGCCACCGCGTCGGCGTTCTGCACATCGGAGAAGCCGCGCTGGTGGCCGCGGTGGCCGCTGATCATCGCCAAGCGGCGTTCGCCACCTGCGCGCTGCTGGTAAACGCGATCAAGGAGCGGTTACCGGTGTGGAAACACCAGTTCTTCGACGACGGGTCCGAAGAATGGGTGGGTTCGGCCTGA
- the moaA gene encoding GTP 3',8-cyclase MoaA codes for MTLTALGLPTVPRQGAAREPMDGPLLDSYGRVATDLRVSLTDRCNLRCNYCMPEEGLNWLPGHQLLQPDELARLLRIAVARLGVTSVRFTGGEPLLARHLEEVIAAAAGLTPRPEISLTTNGVGLARRAAALAAAGLDRVNISLDSVNPAHFAAITRRDRLDDVLAGLAAADAAGLRPVKVNAVLDPGTGRQDVVELLRYCLAYGYQLRVIEQMPLDAGHRWRPGAALSADDVLEALRQHFRLEPDPAPRGSAPAQLWLVDSGPDTPRGKVGIIASVSHAFCSTCDRTRLTADGQIRSCLFSSEETDLRGLLRGGADDDAIETAWRAAMWAKPAGHGINEPGFIQPARPMSAIGG; via the coding sequence ATGACGCTGACCGCTCTGGGCTTACCGACCGTGCCCCGGCAGGGCGCCGCTCGGGAACCCATGGACGGGCCTCTGCTGGACAGTTACGGCCGCGTCGCCACCGATCTGCGGGTCTCGCTCACCGACCGCTGCAATCTGCGATGCAACTACTGCATGCCCGAGGAGGGTCTGAACTGGCTGCCCGGCCACCAGTTGCTGCAACCCGACGAGCTGGCCCGGCTGCTGCGCATCGCCGTCGCCCGGCTGGGAGTCACCAGCGTCCGGTTCACCGGTGGCGAACCGTTGCTGGCCCGGCATCTCGAAGAGGTGATCGCCGCGGCCGCCGGGCTGACCCCACGTCCGGAGATCTCGCTGACCACCAATGGGGTGGGGCTGGCGCGACGGGCGGCGGCGCTGGCCGCGGCCGGGCTGGACCGGGTGAATATCTCGCTGGACAGCGTCAACCCCGCCCACTTCGCGGCAATCACCCGCCGGGACCGCCTTGATGATGTGCTGGCCGGCCTGGCCGCCGCTGACGCCGCCGGTCTGCGCCCGGTCAAGGTCAATGCGGTCCTGGATCCCGGCACCGGCCGGCAGGACGTCGTGGAACTGCTGCGTTACTGCCTGGCGTACGGCTACCAGCTGCGTGTCATCGAGCAGATGCCGCTCGACGCCGGGCACCGGTGGCGTCCCGGCGCCGCACTGAGTGCCGACGACGTCCTCGAGGCCCTGCGCCAGCACTTCCGTCTCGAACCCGACCCGGCTCCGCGCGGTTCGGCGCCGGCTCAGCTCTGGCTGGTCGATTCGGGACCGGACACACCGCGCGGCAAGGTCGGGATCATCGCGTCGGTGTCGCACGCGTTCTGTTCCACCTGTGACCGCACCCGGCTGACGGCCGACGGCCAGATCCGCAGCTGCCTCTTCTCGAGCGAGGAGACGGACCTCCGCGGCCTTCTTCGCGGCGGTGCCGACGACGATGCCATCGAGACGGCCTGGCGCGCCGCGATGTGGGCCAAGCCCGCCGGCCACGGAATCAACGAACCGGGATTCATCCAGCCCGCACGTCCGATGAGCGCCATCGGTGGCTGA
- a CDS encoding YccF domain-containing protein: MRLILNVIWLIFGGLWLALGYLLAALVCFLLIVTIPFGFAALRIASYALWPFGRTIVEKPGTGTGALIGNVIWILLFGLWLAIGHLASAIAMAATIIGIPLALANLKLIPVSLVPLGKEIVPADARMTA; the protein is encoded by the coding sequence ATGCGCCTGATTCTGAACGTTATCTGGTTGATTTTCGGTGGCCTCTGGCTGGCTCTCGGCTATCTCCTGGCGGCGCTGGTGTGCTTCCTGCTGATCGTCACCATCCCGTTCGGTTTCGCCGCGCTGCGTATCGCCTCATATGCGCTGTGGCCGTTCGGCCGCACCATCGTCGAGAAGCCCGGCACCGGGACGGGCGCGCTGATCGGCAACGTCATCTGGATCCTGCTGTTCGGGTTGTGGCTGGCGATCGGACACCTGGCGAGCGCGATCGCCATGGCCGCCACGATCATCGGCATTCCCCTGGCGCTGGCAAATCTGAAGCTGATCCCCGTGTCACTGGTACCGCTCGGTAAAGAAATCGTCCCGGCCGACGCACGGATGACCGCATGA
- a CDS encoding MFS transporter — protein sequence MAPPPGRRTRSPNQHPGMANYPADDADYRRSRRPPPPPSANRYLPPLDHEPPRARDTEPESPRAAGERITVTRAAAMRSREMGSRMYWMVQRAATADGADKSGLTALTWPVMANFAVDSAMAVALANTLFFAAASGESKSKVALYLLITIAPFAVIAPLIGPALDKLQHGRRVALALSFALRTALALVLIMNYDGASGSFPPWVLYPCALAMMVFSKSFSVLRSAVTPRVMPPTIDLVRVNSRLTVFGLLGGTIAGGAIAAGVEFACTHMFKLPGALFVVVGITIAGALLSMRIPSWVEVTAGEVPATLSYHRHSDHLHQSWQEEGAKVGGKLRQPLGRNIITSLWGNCTIKVMVGFLFLYPAFVAKAHDADGWVQLAMLGMIGAAAAIGNFAGNFASARLKLGRPAVLVVRCTLAVTAFAIAAAVGGNLIVVAVATLVTSGSSAIAKASLDASLQDDLPEESRASGFGRSESTLQLAWVLGGAVGVLVYTELWVGFTVVSALLILGLAQTIVSFRGDSLIPGLGGNRPVMVEQEGRRPGAPTPGVMPR from the coding sequence ATGGCCCCACCCCCGGGCCGCCGGACCCGATCGCCCAACCAGCATCCGGGCATGGCGAACTACCCGGCAGATGACGCCGACTATCGCCGGTCGCGCCGGCCGCCACCACCGCCGAGCGCCAACCGTTACCTGCCGCCGCTGGACCACGAGCCGCCCCGGGCGCGCGACACCGAGCCCGAGTCGCCGCGCGCTGCCGGTGAACGCATCACCGTCACCCGCGCCGCGGCCATGCGCAGCCGTGAAATGGGCTCCCGGATGTACTGGATGGTGCAGCGCGCCGCCACCGCTGATGGAGCCGACAAGTCCGGGCTCACCGCGCTGACCTGGCCGGTGATGGCGAACTTCGCCGTCGACTCCGCTATGGCGGTCGCCCTGGCCAACACGCTGTTCTTCGCGGCGGCCAGCGGTGAAAGCAAATCCAAAGTCGCGCTGTACCTATTGATCACCATCGCACCGTTCGCCGTCATCGCGCCGCTGATCGGCCCGGCGCTGGACAAGCTGCAGCACGGCCGGCGGGTCGCGTTGGCGTTGTCGTTCGCGCTGCGCACCGCGCTGGCTCTGGTGTTGATCATGAATTACGACGGCGCCAGCGGCAGCTTCCCGCCGTGGGTGCTGTATCCCTGCGCCCTGGCAATGATGGTGTTCTCCAAGTCGTTCAGCGTGCTGCGCAGCGCCGTGACGCCGCGCGTCATGCCGCCGACCATCGATCTGGTCCGGGTCAACTCTCGGCTGACGGTGTTCGGGCTGCTGGGCGGCACCATCGCCGGCGGCGCAATCGCGGCGGGCGTCGAGTTCGCATGCACCCACATGTTCAAACTGCCCGGCGCGCTGTTCGTCGTCGTAGGCATCACGATCGCCGGCGCCCTGCTCTCCATGCGCATCCCGAGTTGGGTGGAGGTGACCGCGGGCGAGGTCCCCGCCACCTTGAGCTACCACCGTCACAGCGACCACCTGCACCAGAGCTGGCAGGAGGAAGGCGCGAAGGTCGGCGGCAAGCTGCGACAACCCCTGGGCCGCAACATCATCACCTCGCTGTGGGGCAACTGCACCATCAAGGTCATGGTCGGCTTCCTGTTCTTGTACCCGGCGTTCGTGGCCAAGGCGCACGACGCCGACGGGTGGGTGCAGCTGGCCATGCTGGGCATGATCGGTGCCGCCGCCGCCATCGGTAACTTCGCCGGCAACTTCGCCAGCGCGCGTCTGAAGCTGGGCCGGCCGGCCGTTCTGGTGGTGCGGTGCACCCTGGCGGTGACTGCGTTCGCCATCGCCGCCGCGGTCGGCGGGAACCTGATCGTGGTCGCGGTCGCCACGCTGGTCACCTCGGGTTCAAGCGCCATCGCCAAGGCCTCGCTGGACGCGTCGCTGCAGGACGACCTACCTGAGGAGTCCCGCGCTTCAGGATTCGGGCGTTCAGAGTCCACCTTGCAGTTGGCGTGGGTACTGGGAGGCGCGGTCGGCGTGTTGGTCTACACCGAACTGTGGGTCGGCTTCACCGTCGTCAGTGCCCTGCTGATTCTTGGCCTGGCCCAGACGATCGTCAGCTTCCGGGGCGACTCGCTGATCCCCGGTCTCGGTGGCAACCGACCTGTCATGGTCGAGCAGGAGGGCCGGCGCCCCGGCGCCCCGACGCCCGGAGTGATGCCGCGGTGA
- a CDS encoding transglycosylase family protein, whose protein sequence is MTGRHRKPTTSSVSVAKIAFTGAVLSGGGIAMAGQAAAATDAEWDQVARCESGGNWAINTGNGFYGGVQFAAGTWASHGGGEYAPSAQLATKDQQIAIAERVLASQGRGAWPVCGTGLSGPSPHNPAPEAAAWDRQPMDAPALNGEQIPDAPPPVEAPAPEVQMAGNDLALAPAPADLPPAPAELPPAPADLPPAPADLPPAPAADLPPAPADLPPAPGDVPAPPAPAVVDTGFQPAPADVAPAPGDVENPPVEIHQVAEVGYHQQLWQAIVGQDIAGNDALDALVAGPVS, encoded by the coding sequence ATGACTGGACGTCACCGCAAGCCCACTACCTCGAGCGTCAGCGTCGCCAAGATCGCCTTCACCGGTGCGGTCCTGAGTGGCGGCGGCATCGCCATGGCCGGTCAGGCCGCGGCTGCCACCGACGCCGAATGGGACCAGGTAGCCCGTTGCGAATCTGGCGGCAACTGGGCGATCAACACAGGTAACGGGTTCTACGGCGGCGTGCAGTTCGCGGCCGGTACCTGGGCCTCGCACGGAGGCGGCGAGTACGCCCCCTCGGCCCAGCTGGCCACCAAAGACCAACAGATTGCCATCGCCGAGCGCGTGCTGGCCTCTCAGGGCCGCGGCGCCTGGCCGGTGTGTGGCACCGGCCTGTCCGGCCCGTCGCCGCACAACCCGGCTCCCGAGGCGGCCGCCTGGGACCGCCAGCCGATGGACGCTCCCGCACTGAACGGTGAGCAGATCCCCGACGCGCCGCCGCCGGTCGAGGCCCCCGCACCCGAGGTGCAGATGGCCGGCAACGACCTCGCGCTGGCGCCCGCCCCGGCTGACCTGCCGCCGGCTCCGGCCGAGCTGCCTCCGGCGCCCGCTGACCTGCCGCCGGCTCCGGCAGACCTGCCGCCGGCACCCGCGGCTGACCTGCCGCCCGCGCCCGCCGACCTGCCGCCCGCTCCCGGCGACGTGCCGGCTCCCCCGGCCCCCGCGGTGGTCGACACCGGCTTCCAGCCCGCGCCCGCCGATGTTGCGCCGGCTCCGGGCGACGTCGAGAACCCGCCGGTCGAGATCCACCAGGTCGCCGAGGTCGGCTACCACCAGCAGTTGTGGCAGGCGATCGTCGGCCAGGACATCGCCGGCAACGACGCGCTGGACGCGCTCGTTGCGGGTCCCGTCAGCTGA
- a CDS encoding MarR family transcriptional regulator, which yields MPDSDARLAADLSLAVMRLARQLRFRNASSPVSLTQLSALTTLANEGAMTPGALAIRERVRPPSMTRVIASLADEGLVDRAPHPVDGRQVLVSVSEAGAELVRAARQARQEWLAERLATLDDAQLDILRNASDLISALVDESP from the coding sequence GTGCCTGACAGCGATGCGCGGTTGGCAGCAGACTTGTCATTGGCAGTCATGCGGCTGGCTCGCCAACTCCGGTTTCGGAACGCTTCGTCGCCGGTATCGCTGACCCAGCTTTCGGCACTGACGACGCTGGCCAACGAGGGTGCGATGACGCCCGGCGCGCTGGCGATCCGGGAACGGGTCCGGCCGCCGTCGATGACCCGGGTGATCGCTTCCCTGGCCGACGAGGGGCTGGTCGACCGCGCCCCGCACCCCGTCGACGGCCGGCAGGTGCTGGTTTCGGTCTCCGAGGCCGGCGCCGAATTGGTCAGAGCGGCCCGTCAGGCCCGTCAGGAGTGGCTGGCCGAGCGGCTGGCGACTTTGGACGATGCCCAGCTCGACATCCTGCGCAACGCGTCCGACCTGATCTCGGCTTTGGTCGACGAAAGCCCGTGA
- a CDS encoding SRPBCC family protein — MAAPLLQASIDIDAPPAKVWELISDFRRMPQWSPQCRWMRQFGPLRNGTRTLNLNRRNRLFWPTTSTVVEVVPEKKLAFRVDTNRTIWSYELEPQGAGTRVTESRHAENGTSAVSNLTVNALLGGTDSFERELVEGMNASLERIKSAAEGR; from the coding sequence ATGGCCGCCCCGCTGCTACAGGCTTCGATCGACATCGACGCGCCGCCCGCCAAAGTGTGGGAGTTGATCTCTGACTTCCGGCGCATGCCGCAGTGGAGTCCCCAGTGCCGGTGGATGCGGCAGTTCGGACCGCTGCGCAACGGGACCCGCACGCTGAACCTCAACCGGCGCAACCGCCTGTTCTGGCCGACGACGTCTACGGTCGTGGAGGTCGTTCCGGAGAAGAAGTTGGCATTCCGGGTCGATACCAATCGCACCATCTGGAGCTACGAGCTCGAGCCCCAAGGGGCGGGCACTCGCGTAACGGAGAGCCGCCACGCCGAAAACGGCACCAGCGCAGTGTCCAACCTCACGGTGAATGCACTCCTGGGCGGAACCGACAGCTTCGAGCGGGAGTTGGTCGAGGGCATGAACGCATCGCTGGAACGGATCAAGTCCGCCGCCGAGGGGCGCTGA
- the moaC gene encoding cyclic pyranopterin monophosphate synthase MoaC, which produces MSGAGAFDERPDAPGSALSHLDERGAAHMVDVTDKGTTRRTAVAVGVLCTSAEVVALISAGGLPKGDALATARVAGIQAAKRTSDLIPLCHQLALTKVDVDFTVGESDVEIRATVRSTDRTGVEMEALTAVSVAALTLYDMIKAVDPAARIDGIRVISKEGGRSGSWTRP; this is translated from the coding sequence ATGTCGGGGGCCGGGGCCTTTGACGAGCGCCCTGACGCCCCCGGGTCGGCGCTGTCGCACCTGGATGAGCGCGGAGCCGCGCACATGGTCGACGTCACCGATAAAGGGACGACGCGGCGCACCGCCGTGGCCGTCGGCGTGCTGTGCACCTCTGCTGAGGTTGTGGCGCTGATATCGGCCGGTGGCCTGCCCAAAGGCGATGCGCTGGCGACCGCGCGGGTAGCGGGCATCCAGGCCGCGAAACGCACCAGCGACCTGATCCCGCTGTGCCATCAGCTCGCACTCACCAAGGTCGATGTTGACTTCACCGTCGGGGAGTCAGATGTTGAGATCAGAGCGACGGTGCGCAGCACCGACCGAACGGGGGTAGAGATGGAAGCGCTGACCGCTGTAAGTGTGGCGGCCCTGACCCTTTACGACATGATCAAAGCGGTCGACCCGGCCGCCCGCATCGACGGCATCCGGGTGATCAGCAAAGAAGGCGGTCGCAGCGGAAGTTGGACGCGACCATGA
- a CDS encoding DUF2771 domain-containing protein — translation MKRTVAALVAAVVVALAAGAGLGIWLLSRDRGPHFPEISAYSRGHTVRVGPYLYCNVLNLNDCQTPQSQGELQVSERFPVQLSVPEAIGRAPWRLLQIYEDPTNTATTFFRPDTRLAVTIPTVDPHRGRLTGVVVQLLTLVVDDGELREAPHAEWSVRVTF, via the coding sequence GTGAAACGCACAGTGGCCGCTCTGGTCGCGGCCGTCGTGGTGGCGCTGGCTGCCGGAGCCGGTCTCGGGATCTGGCTACTGTCCCGTGATCGAGGCCCGCACTTCCCGGAGATCAGCGCCTACTCGCGTGGCCATACCGTCCGGGTGGGTCCCTACCTGTATTGCAACGTGCTGAACCTCAACGACTGCCAGACGCCACAGTCGCAGGGCGAATTGCAGGTGAGCGAACGCTTTCCGGTGCAGCTGTCGGTGCCCGAGGCCATCGGCCGGGCCCCGTGGCGGCTGCTGCAGATCTATGAGGACCCGACCAACACCGCGACCACCTTCTTCCGGCCGGACACGCGCCTCGCGGTCACCATTCCCACCGTCGACCCACACCGGGGACGGCTGACCGGGGTCGTGGTGCAGCTGTTGACCCTGGTGGTCGACGACGGCGAACTGCGCGAAGCACCGCATGCGGAATGGTCTGTCCGCGTGACCTTTTGA
- a CDS encoding MogA/MoaB family molybdenum cofactor biosynthesis protein — protein MSRTARIIIASTRASKGVYADECGPIIAEWLEQRGFLPTQPRVVADGNEVGDALHDSLEADVDVIITSGGTGIAPTDNTPEQTVAVLDYLIPGLADAIRQSGLPKVPTSVLSRGVCGVAGKTLIVNLPGSPGGVRDGLGVLDGVLIHALEQLAGGDHPR, from the coding sequence ATGAGCCGCACCGCCCGGATCATCATCGCCTCCACCCGCGCATCCAAGGGTGTGTATGCCGATGAATGCGGACCCATCATCGCCGAATGGCTGGAGCAGCGCGGGTTTCTGCCGACCCAGCCCCGGGTGGTGGCGGACGGGAACGAGGTGGGTGACGCGCTGCACGATTCGCTCGAGGCCGACGTCGACGTGATCATCACCTCGGGCGGCACCGGCATCGCGCCGACCGACAACACCCCCGAACAGACGGTGGCGGTGCTGGACTACCTGATCCCCGGCTTGGCCGACGCGATTCGCCAGTCGGGACTGCCGAAGGTGCCGACGTCGGTGTTGTCGCGCGGCGTGTGCGGGGTGGCGGGCAAGACACTGATCGTCAATCTGCCGGGATCGCCGGGTGGGGTGCGCGACGGCCTCGGGGTGCTCGACGGCGTGCTCATCCACGCACTCGAGCAGCTTGCCGGCGGAGATCACCCGCGATGA
- a CDS encoding DUF2537 domain-containing protein, with product MNDESVPWATGLAVAGFVAAVTGAAIVVLSLGLIRVHPLLAVGLNVVAVGGLAPTLWGWRRTLVLRWFVLGAAIGVAGAWVSLLAVTLMGAS from the coding sequence GTGAACGATGAGTCCGTGCCCTGGGCAACGGGTTTGGCGGTGGCCGGTTTCGTCGCCGCCGTCACCGGTGCAGCGATCGTGGTGCTCAGCCTCGGGCTGATCCGAGTGCATCCGCTGTTGGCCGTGGGCCTCAATGTGGTGGCGGTCGGCGGACTCGCACCCACGCTGTGGGGCTGGCGACGCACCCTGGTGTTGCGGTGGTTCGTGCTCGGGGCGGCGATCGGGGTGGCCGGGGCGTGGGTGTCACTGCTGGCCGTGACGCTGATGGGTGCCAGTTAG
- a CDS encoding DUF2530 domain-containing protein, giving the protein MTDQPAPEPPPLPPALLAVWPIILVGALGWLVAVAVAFLVPGLETWRPIAIAGLGVGVLGTSIFGWQLAAARRGARGAQAGLETLLDHR; this is encoded by the coding sequence ATGACTGACCAGCCTGCGCCCGAACCACCGCCGCTGCCACCGGCGCTGCTTGCGGTGTGGCCGATCATCCTGGTCGGTGCGCTGGGTTGGCTGGTCGCCGTAGCCGTCGCGTTCCTCGTACCCGGTCTCGAGACGTGGCGCCCGATTGCTATCGCCGGCCTCGGCGTGGGGGTGCTGGGAACCAGCATCTTCGGGTGGCAACTTGCCGCCGCCCGCCGCGGCGCCCGGGGTGCGCAGGCCGGTCTGGAAACCCTGCTCGATCACCGATAA
- a CDS encoding RNA methyltransferase, with the protein MTAPDIDVQDVTDPDDPRLDDFRDLNSVDRRPDLPTGKGLVIAEGVLVVQRMLASRFAPRALLGTDRRLAELRDDLTATTAPYYRASAEVMAQAVGFHLNRGVLASASRVAEPSVAQVVQGARTVAVLEGVNDHENLGSIFRNAAGLGVDAVVFGSGCADPLYRRAVRVSMGHALLVPYARATDWPADLVRLRELGFRLLAMTPDGGARDLREAMTTVRQERVAVLVGAEGPGLTAAALRISDVRVRIPMSRGTDSLNVATAAAVAFYERVCSG; encoded by the coding sequence GTGACCGCGCCGGACATCGATGTTCAGGACGTCACCGATCCCGACGACCCGCGCCTGGACGATTTCCGCGACCTGAACAGCGTTGACCGCCGTCCCGACCTGCCCACCGGCAAGGGTCTGGTGATCGCCGAGGGTGTGCTGGTGGTGCAACGCATGCTGGCTTCGAGGTTCGCCCCGCGCGCGCTGCTGGGTACCGACCGCAGGCTGGCCGAGTTGAGAGACGACCTGACGGCCACCACGGCGCCGTACTACCGGGCCTCCGCCGAGGTGATGGCGCAGGCGGTGGGGTTCCATCTCAACCGTGGGGTGTTGGCCAGCGCCAGCCGGGTGGCAGAGCCGAGCGTCGCCCAGGTGGTCCAGGGCGCGCGCACCGTGGCGGTGCTCGAAGGCGTCAACGACCATGAGAACCTCGGCTCCATCTTCCGCAACGCGGCGGGCCTGGGGGTGGACGCGGTGGTTTTCGGCAGCGGCTGCGCCGACCCGCTCTACCGTCGCGCGGTCCGCGTTTCCATGGGTCACGCGCTGCTGGTGCCCTATGCGCGGGCCACCGACTGGCCGGCCGACCTGGTGCGACTCCGTGAGCTCGGCTTCCGGCTGTTGGCGATGACGCCAGACGGCGGCGCACGCGACCTGCGGGAGGCGATGACGACGGTGCGTCAGGAACGGGTCGCGGTGCTCGTCGGCGCCGAAGGGCCCGGACTGACGGCGGCCGCGCTGCGGATCAGCGACGTGCGGGTGCGGATCCCGATGTCGCGTGGCACCGACTCGCTCAACGTAGCGACGGCGGCCGCGGTGGCGTTCTACGAGCGGGTGTGCTCGGGCTAG